The following DNA comes from Mycobacteriales bacterium.
GCGGACCTCGAGGTGCAGTCCGTACCGGGTCGACGCGCGCAACGTGGCACCCGCGTAGGCGACGCCACCCGTCGGGTCGTCGCTCTGCACCCAGCCCGTGTCCCAGCCGGCCCCGCCGGTCGAGGTGTCGTCCACCCGCAGGCGGTACGCCGACTGACGGCGTCCCGCCGTATCGGCCGACAGCTTCCACGTGAAGAGCGGCTGGGGCTCGTCGATGCCGAGCGGGGCTGCGCGGTGCTCGGTCTGCAGGGCGTAAGGCGTGAGACTCATACCTGTTCTTTCGCGAGTGTCGGACAGAGCATCATCGTGTGCGGTGGTGCCGGCGGTAGCAGTGTCAGCAGCGCCAGGTGACGCGATGGGTGCCGCCGCCGAGCACGGTCCTGCCGCCCGGCAGGGACGCGGCGTCGAGGTGGGCCTCGCGGTCACCGAAGCCGATGTCGGTCGCGATCCGGCAGGACGCGCCGTCGGGCACGGTCACCTCGCCGGTGACCTCCCGATCACCGGACCGGTCCCACCGCACCCTGATCTCCCCGGCCGGGCTGGCGAAGCGGAATGCGGCCCAGTCGATCCGCGGGGTGACCGACGGTGCGAACTCGAAGCTCGAGAAGCCGACGCCGTCACCGCCTCGCAGCCCACAGACCGACTCGATCGCCCAGTGGAACATCGAGCCGAGACAGTAGTGGTTGAAGGAGTTCATCGTCGCCGATGCCGGGCCGCCGTTGCCGGGCTGGATTCCGTCCCAGCGCTCCCAGATCGAGGTTGCGCCCCGGTTGACCATGTAACCGAGCGACGGATATTCCTCGCGCAGCAGGAGATCGACGGCCTGCGCGGCCCGCCCACCCTTCGCCAGCGCGTCGAGCAGAAAGGCGCTGCCGATGAAACCCGTCTCGAGCCGATTACCGGCCTGCGCGACCATCTCGGCGAGCCGATCCCCGAAGCGGTCCGCCAGCTTCTCGTCGACGAGTTCGAAGACCAGCGCCAGCACGTAGCCGGTCTGGGTCTCCTCGGCGACCGACGGCGCGAACCGCCGGGCCGCGGCGGGCGACCCGACCGGCTCGGTAGCGCGTACCCGGCCTGCATCGGCGTCGACGAAATGCTCGCTGAACGCGGCACGAGACACCTCCGCCCGCTCGGTGAGCCAGTCGCGGTCCGCCGCGGCACCGAGTACGTCGGCCACCTTGGCGGTCACCTCGGTGGAGTGGCACAGCCACGCCGTGCCGAACAGGTCATGGGACGTATCGGGTCCGGCTGGCACCCAGTCGCCGTAGTCGCGACCCCGGCCGTGCCGCCACACGCCGTCGGGGTTGTTGCCGTGCACGAGGCGGAGCCACTCCATCATCGCCGGGAACATCCGCTCGAGCAGGTCGCGCCGGCCGTACCGCTGGTACATCAGCCAGGGCAGGAGCACTCCTGCGTCGGCCCAGGCCGGTGCGCCCGCGCGGTTGCGGAACATGACCCGACCGGTCGGGCGGGGTGCGACGTCGGTGAAGCCGCCCTCACTTGATCTGGCGTCGAGAATGTCCTCGAACCACTTCGTCATGAACCCGGAGATGTCGTAGTTGTAGGCCGCCAACGGCGCGAAGAGCACCGCGTCGGCCAGCCAGCCGAGCCGCTCGTCGCGCTGGGGGCAGTCGGTCGGGGCCTCGAGGAAGTTGGCGCGCTGCGAGGTGAGTACGCACTCGTAGATGTCGTTGAGCAGTCGGTCCGAGGACTCGAACCAGCCGACCCGCGTGACGTCGGTGCCGATGATGGCGCGCTCCACCTGGAGCAGTTCCGCCTCGCCGGCCAGGCCGGTGATCTGCGCGTAGCGGGCGCCGCGGTAGGTGAACCGCGGGGACAGCTCCTCCTCGACAGTTCCGCGGCAGTAGAAGGTGTCGACACAGCGGGCGCTGCGCAGGTTCTCGGTGTAGACGTGGCCGTCGACGTCGAGAATCTCGCCGTAACTGACCTCGACCCGGGTGCCTGCCGCGGTGTGGACCCGCAGGCGGAGGTAGCCGACCTCGTTGCGCCCCATGTCCACGACGGCGGTGCCGTCGTCGAGCCAGGAGATCTCCGCCGGCGGGTGGGTGTGGGTCTCCCGGATGGGCGGTCCGGTCTCGGGCACCAGTGCGGCCGCGGTGCCGGGCGAGATCTCCATGCTCTCCCAGTCGCCGAGGTCGGCGGCCGCGGGTGTCGCCCAGCCGGGTACGGCGAGGCGCAGGTCGACGATCTCGCCGTCGTAGAGGTCCGACGACATGATCTCCGACGCCCGCCATTCCCAGCCCTCGTCGGTTCCGACGGCGACGGTGGTGCCGTCGTCGGTCTCGATCTCGAGGGAGAGGAGCAGTTCGGGGGTGCGGGGAGTGAGCCGCGATTCGCGGTCCGTCCCTATCCGGCCGGCG
Coding sequences within:
- a CDS encoding family 78 glycoside hydrolase catalytic domain produces the protein MRKAVVRATALGAYDLHVNGARIGDALLRPGWTDSSRRVQYQDYDVTDALSEGPNVIGAVVAPGWYAGRIGTDRESRLTPRTPELLLSLEIETDDGTTVAVGTDEGWEWRASEIMSSDLYDGEIVDLRLAVPGWATPAAADLGDWESMEISPGTAAALVPETGPPIRETHTHPPAEISWLDDGTAVVDMGRNEVGYLRLRVHTAAGTRVEVSYGEILDVDGHVYTENLRSARCVDTFYCRGTVEEELSPRFTYRGARYAQITGLAGEAELLQVERAIIGTDVTRVGWFESSDRLLNDIYECVLTSQRANFLEAPTDCPQRDERLGWLADAVLFAPLAAYNYDISGFMTKWFEDILDARSSEGGFTDVAPRPTGRVMFRNRAGAPAWADAGVLLPWLMYQRYGRRDLLERMFPAMMEWLRLVHGNNPDGVWRHGRGRDYGDWVPAGPDTSHDLFGTAWLCHSTEVTAKVADVLGAAADRDWLTERAEVSRAAFSEHFVDADAGRVRATEPVGSPAAARRFAPSVAEETQTGYVLALVFELVDEKLADRFGDRLAEMVAQAGNRLETGFIGSAFLLDALAKGGRAAQAVDLLLREEYPSLGYMVNRGATSIWERWDGIQPGNGGPASATMNSFNHYCLGSMFHWAIESVCGLRGGDGVGFSSFEFAPSVTPRIDWAAFRFASPAGEIRVRWDRSGDREVTGEVTVPDGASCRIATDIGFGDREAHLDAASLPGGRTVLGGGTHRVTWRC